In Exiguobacterium sibiricum 7-3, a genomic segment contains:
- a CDS encoding organic hydroperoxide resistance protein: protein MKPMFTSSATAVGGRDGRVVSEDGILDVALAMPVPGSKKQATNPEQLFAAGYSACFDSALNLVARKQGIKHDGSEVTAHVTLNEATDGFTLSVELDVLVRGVSEEQAAELGKLAHSVCPYSRATAGNIQVDIFTRTTDSE, encoded by the coding sequence ATGAAACCAATGTTCACATCATCTGCCACAGCTGTCGGAGGCCGTGACGGCCGCGTCGTATCGGAAGACGGTATTTTAGACGTCGCTCTTGCCATGCCTGTACCAGGATCAAAGAAACAAGCGACAAACCCGGAACAATTATTTGCTGCCGGATACTCTGCTTGTTTTGATTCCGCTTTAAATCTTGTCGCTCGTAAACAAGGCATCAAACATGACGGCAGTGAAGTAACCGCACACGTCACGTTGAACGAAGCAACAGACGGATTTACACTTTCAGTTGAACTGGACGTTCTTGTCCGTGGCGTTTCAGAAGAACAAGCTGCTGAGCTTGGTAAACTGGCACACAGCGTTTGCCCTTACTCACGCGCAACAGCTGGCAACATCCAAGTCGACATCTTCACACGGACGACTGACTCAGAATAA
- a CDS encoding MarR family winged helix-turn-helix transcriptional regulator, with the protein MSNPLLLEEQLCFPFYAISREITKRYRPLLEPLGLTYPQYLVMLVLWEQDQQSLKAVGERLHLDSGTLTPLLKKLEASGLVERVKNPTDERHIQITLTADGQALRNEAEQIPMALKDLLGVSEEDLELVKQTLNRLTIKMNGTD; encoded by the coding sequence ATGTCGAATCCCTTATTGCTTGAAGAACAACTCTGTTTTCCGTTTTATGCGATTTCCCGTGAAATCACCAAACGGTATCGTCCGTTGCTGGAGCCGCTCGGATTAACCTATCCGCAATATCTCGTCATGCTCGTCTTGTGGGAGCAGGATCAACAATCGTTAAAAGCGGTCGGGGAACGGTTGCATCTCGACTCAGGTACTTTAACGCCCTTGTTAAAAAAACTAGAAGCTTCCGGTTTAGTGGAACGCGTCAAAAATCCGACGGACGAACGACATATCCAAATCACGTTGACGGCAGACGGTCAGGCCCTTCGAAATGAGGCGGAACAAATTCCGATGGCCTTAAAAGACTTACTCGGTGTGTCGGAAGAAGATCTGGAACTGGTTAAACAGACATTAAATCGACTGACCATAAAAATGAACGGGACTGATTGA